One segment of Nostoc flagelliforme CCNUN1 DNA contains the following:
- a CDS encoding hybrid sensor histidine kinase/response regulator, whose amino-acid sequence MDNSPIKVLFIDDDEDDYILTRYWFSEFQVANCELEWVNNYEAARNAIARDQHDIYLVDYRLGPESGLELLREAIANGCCSPIILLTGQGDWEIDIEAIKAGAADYLEKSQLTAPLLERSIRYAIERKQTEHKIREQAALLDVATDAIFVCDLDEKILFWNKAAQSLYSWKKEEAINKKTRVLWHEKHVFQVEKALSIMMKHGSWQGELHQKTKSGKEIIVESRWTLVHEFGNKAQSILIVNTDITQKKQLEAQFLRAQRLESIGTLASGIAHDLNNILAPILMTAQLFEAQVHDERSRRLLQILITNAKRGATLVKQVLSFTRGIDGDRTILQLKHLIVEIQQIIRETFPKSIEVSTQISQNLWPVCGDATQLHQVLMNLCVNARDAMPNGGTLKILAENLLIDENYAKMHIDAKVGHHIVITVSDGGIGIQTEILDRIFEPFFTTKQVGKGTGLGLSTVLGIIKSHGGFIDVVSVQGKGSQFKVYLPAQETAETIEEQEQGLPSGQGELILVVDDEPAIRDVTKTSLESHNYKAITASDGIEAIALYAEHRDQISLVLTDMLMPSMDGITTIRTLRKINPNVKIIAVSGLTSQDKVNTAYDMGIKAFLYKPYTASQLLQTISTVKNN is encoded by the coding sequence ATGGACAACAGCCCTATCAAAGTTCTGTTCATTGATGATGACGAAGACGACTATATTTTGACTCGTTATTGGTTCAGTGAATTTCAGGTAGCAAACTGCGAGTTGGAATGGGTAAATAATTATGAAGCAGCAAGGAATGCGATCGCTCGCGACCAACATGACATTTATCTTGTAGACTACCGTTTGGGGCCAGAGAGTGGACTGGAACTTTTGCGCGAAGCAATTGCCAACGGCTGTTGTTCTCCGATAATCTTGCTGACTGGCCAAGGTGACTGGGAAATAGATATCGAAGCAATAAAAGCCGGAGCCGCAGATTATCTCGAAAAAAGCCAGTTGACTGCACCTTTGTTAGAGCGTTCTATTCGTTATGCCATTGAGCGCAAACAAACAGAACACAAAATCCGCGAACAAGCCGCTTTATTAGATGTTGCCACCGATGCAATTTTTGTCTGTGATTTAGACGAGAAAATTTTATTTTGGAACAAAGCTGCCCAGAGCCTGTACAGTTGGAAAAAAGAAGAAGCTATCAATAAAAAGACACGAGTTCTCTGGCATGAAAAACATGTGTTTCAAGTTGAAAAAGCACTCAGTATTATGATGAAACATGGTTCTTGGCAGGGTGAATTACATCAAAAAACAAAATCAGGTAAAGAAATTATTGTTGAAAGTCGTTGGACACTGGTGCATGAATTCGGTAATAAAGCACAATCTATTCTCATTGTTAACACTGACATAACACAAAAAAAACAACTGGAAGCGCAATTTCTTCGCGCCCAGCGATTGGAAAGTATTGGCACCTTAGCCAGTGGTATCGCCCATGACCTAAATAATATTCTTGCCCCGATTCTGATGACAGCCCAACTATTCGAGGCACAAGTCCATGATGAGCGTTCTCGGCGACTGTTACAAATATTGATTACAAACGCTAAACGTGGGGCTACTTTAGTTAAGCAAGTCTTATCTTTTACTCGCGGAATTGACGGCGATCGCACTATATTGCAATTAAAGCATTTAATAGTAGAAATTCAGCAAATTATTAGAGAAACTTTTCCCAAATCCATTGAAGTTTCCACTCAAATTTCGCAAAATCTTTGGCCTGTTTGCGGCGATGCTACCCAATTGCATCAAGTACTGATGAATTTGTGTGTCAATGCTCGTGACGCTATGCCAAATGGGGGAACTTTAAAAATATTAGCGGAAAATCTTTTAATTGATGAAAATTACGCCAAGATGCATATAGATGCTAAAGTTGGTCACCACATTGTTATTACTGTTAGTGATGGCGGAATTGGTATTCAAACAGAAATATTAGATCGGATATTTGAGCCATTTTTTACTACTAAACAAGTTGGGAAAGGTACTGGTCTTGGTCTTTCTACAGTACTTGGCATTATTAAAAGCCACGGCGGTTTTATCGACGTAGTAAGCGTTCAAGGAAAAGGCAGCCAATTTAAGGTATATTTGCCAGCACAAGAGACGGCAGAAACTATAGAAGAACAAGAACAGGGATTACCTTCAGGACAAGGAGAATTAATTTTAGTTGTAGATGACGAACCTGCCATTAGAGATGTGACAAAAACATCTCTAGAAAGCCATAACTACAAAGCAATCACAGCTAGTGATGGTATTGAAGCAATAGCCTTATATGCAGAACATCGAGATCAAATATCTCTTGTATTAACTGATATGCTCATGCCGTCAATGGATGGGATAACTACTATCCGCACCCTACGAAAAATTAATCCAAATGTCAAAATTATTGCTGTCAGTGGACTGACTTCGCAGGATAAAGTTAATACAGCTTATGACATGGGTATCAAAGCCTTTTTATACAAGCCTTATACAGCTAGCCAATTATTGCAAACTATTAGCACAGTCAAAAATAATTAA
- a CDS encoding nuclear transport factor 2 family protein translates to MTKDEVLAANAAFYRAFERKDIEAMSAVWSQGTGSFCIHPGSNIVRGWKEIRNSWEQIFKNTAYIEINTDIIATEITDNIAYVVLRENVFQVVGGRRLEAQSTATNVFQFLGGKWYLIHHHGSPILR, encoded by the coding sequence ATGACTAAGGATGAAGTCTTAGCTGCTAATGCAGCTTTTTATCGGGCTTTTGAAAGAAAAGATATTGAGGCAATGAGTGCAGTATGGTCACAAGGAACTGGTAGTTTTTGTATTCATCCTGGAAGTAATATAGTGCGAGGTTGGAAAGAGATTCGCAACTCTTGGGAGCAGATATTTAAAAATACTGCTTATATCGAAATAAACACAGATATAATTGCTACAGAAATAACTGATAACATTGCTTACGTTGTGCTGAGAGAAAATGTGTTCCAAGTAGTAGGTGGCAGAAGACTTGAAGCACAATCAACAGCTACAAATGTATTTCAATTTCTCGGCGGAAAGTGGTATTTAATTCATCATCACGGTAGCCCAATTTTGCGGTAG
- a CDS encoding helix-turn-helix domain-containing protein, with amino-acid sequence MKSYSVDLREKIVAAHLQKNISIRKVANIFSVSKSLVQKLVKQQKLEGNLQPKPRGKPQFSHLTNADTELRELVESHPDATLIELCELFADKTGNWVGQSAMCRALQKLGLNRKKNEAEYPSRNRESPEFKIRLLGKGQTYRARKLSIFR; translated from the coding sequence ATGAAATCCTACTCTGTCGATCTTCGAGAAAAAATAGTTGCAGCACATCTTCAAAAAAATATTTCAATCAGGAAAGTAGCCAACATATTTTCCGTGTCAAAGAGTTTAGTACAAAAGCTGGTAAAACAACAAAAACTTGAAGGAAATTTACAACCCAAGCCGCGAGGAAAGCCACAATTTAGTCATTTAACAAATGCTGACACAGAGTTGAGAGAATTAGTTGAATCACATCCAGATGCAACATTGATAGAGTTGTGTGAATTATTTGCAGACAAGACTGGCAATTGGGTAGGTCAAAGTGCAATGTGTCGTGCGTTACAGAAATTAGGATTAAATCGGAAAAAAAACGAAGCGGAGTACCCAAGCAGGAACAGAGAGAGTCCTGAATTTAAGATTAGATTATTGGGAAAAGGTCAAACATATAGAGCCAGAAAACTTAGTATTTTTAGATGA
- a CDS encoding transposase, translated as MEPENLVFLDETGVLLGLTRTHARSQMGTRAYSLNPFYRGSKVTVIGAISIKKVVALMTMNGSMDGVAFELFIEKFLVPHLWSGAVVVMDNLSAHKLDSIVPMIEAVGAKVICLSSYSPDFNPIELWWSQLKSFLRSFAPTTTEMVDQLISAALDLINPQHLRNWFPSCCYCTS; from the coding sequence ATAGAGCCAGAAAACTTAGTATTTTTAGATGAAACTGGTGTCCTACTTGGGTTAACGAGGACTCATGCGCGTTCACAAATGGGAACAAGAGCTTACTCTCTCAACCCGTTCTATAGAGGCTCAAAAGTCACAGTAATTGGAGCAATTAGTATTAAAAAAGTAGTTGCATTAATGACAATGAATGGTTCAATGGATGGCGTTGCATTTGAATTATTTATTGAGAAGTTTTTAGTACCACATTTATGGTCAGGAGCAGTAGTAGTAATGGATAATTTATCCGCGCACAAACTAGATTCAATTGTGCCAATGATTGAAGCTGTAGGTGCGAAAGTTATTTGTTTATCCTCATACTCCCCCGATTTTAATCCAATTGAATTATGGTGGTCACAACTTAAATCTTTTTTACGCAGTTTTGCTCCAACTACAACAGAGATGGTTGATCAACTAATCTCAGCTGCACTCGACTTAATAAATCCTCAACATTTAAGAAACTGGTTTCCTAGTTGCTGCTACTGTACCTCATAA
- the pyrR gene encoding bifunctional pyr operon transcriptional regulator/uracil phosphoribosyltransferase PyrR, with translation MSAKVVEILSSEEIRRTLTRLASQIVERTRDLSQLVLLGIYTRGALLAELLARQIETLEGVAVSVGALDITFYRDDLDKIGLRTPAKSEIPFDLTGKTVVLVDDVIFKGRTIRAALNAVNDYGRPEVIRLAVLVDRGHRELPIHPDFIGKKLPTAKEEVVKVYLQNCDGRDAVELITAFTPVMRYSSSN, from the coding sequence ATGTCTGCCAAAGTAGTTGAAATTCTCTCATCCGAAGAAATCCGTCGTACCTTAACTCGCCTTGCCTCTCAAATTGTGGAAAGGACGCGTGATTTGTCTCAACTGGTGCTTCTTGGTATTTACACCAGAGGCGCGTTATTAGCCGAATTGTTGGCGCGTCAGATTGAGACGCTAGAAGGTGTAGCCGTGTCAGTCGGCGCTTTGGACATTACATTTTATCGAGATGACCTCGACAAAATTGGATTGCGAACTCCAGCGAAAAGCGAAATTCCTTTTGACCTGACAGGGAAAACCGTTGTACTTGTGGATGATGTGATTTTCAAAGGACGGACGATTCGCGCTGCTTTGAACGCAGTCAACGACTACGGTAGACCAGAGGTGATTCGTTTAGCTGTGTTGGTAGATAGGGGCCATCGAGAATTACCAATCCACCCAGATTTTATTGGCAAAAAGTTACCTACTGCTAAAGAAGAAGTTGTCAAAGTTTACTTACAAAATTGTGATGGACGAGATGCAGTGGAGTTGATTACAGCATTTACGCCTGTTATGAGGTACAGTAGCAGCAACTAG
- the cbiB gene encoding adenosylcobinamide-phosphate synthase CbiB, with product MTNSIYILIIAALLDYLIGDPWNWPHPVQVMGWVISRLTKFSLRLCKNSLTQRLAGILLGIILIIGSGLVGFLIIQSAKLVHPLLGIAIDSILLASCFAGRSLRAAAVAVLEPLTAGDLEKARKILSNYVGRDTQNLSQAEISRAVLETVAENATDGVMAPLFYAIVGVFVPVVGPTPLALAYKASSTLDSMVGYREAPYTYLGWFCARLEDCLTWLPCRLTVVTLALLSGKPTHVWRICRRDAINDPSPNSGWSECAYAAFLGVQMGGTNWYRGVAKYKPLLGDAIYPISATSIQNALQLTRYCFLVWLGIAIAIFLILPNR from the coding sequence ATGACCAATAGCATCTATATCTTAATTATTGCTGCACTTTTAGATTACTTAATTGGCGATCCTTGGAATTGGCCTCATCCAGTGCAAGTTATGGGGTGGGTAATTTCTCGCCTGACCAAATTTTCTCTCCGATTGTGTAAAAATTCTCTAACACAACGCCTAGCTGGAATTTTACTAGGTATTATCCTGATAATTGGTAGTGGACTTGTTGGCTTTTTGATTATTCAAAGTGCCAAATTAGTTCATCCGTTGTTGGGAATTGCAATAGATAGCATTCTTTTGGCTAGTTGTTTTGCTGGCAGAAGTTTACGAGCCGCAGCAGTGGCTGTTTTAGAACCTTTAACAGCAGGAGATTTGGAAAAAGCTCGGAAGATTTTAAGTAATTACGTTGGTCGGGATACCCAAAACCTCTCACAAGCAGAAATTTCCCGAGCCGTTTTAGAAACAGTTGCAGAAAATGCCACTGATGGGGTAATGGCTCCGCTTTTTTATGCAATTGTTGGTGTCTTTGTGCCAGTTGTGGGGCCAACTCCTTTGGCTTTAGCATATAAAGCCAGCAGTACCCTTGATTCAATGGTGGGCTATCGAGAAGCACCCTATACTTATTTGGGATGGTTCTGTGCGCGGTTGGAAGATTGTTTGACTTGGCTACCTTGCCGATTAACAGTCGTGACTCTGGCGCTGTTATCGGGTAAACCAACGCATGTTTGGCGAATTTGTCGTCGGGATGCAATTAACGATCCTAGTCCCAATTCTGGCTGGAGTGAGTGCGCCTATGCTGCTTTTTTGGGCGTGCAGATGGGGGGTACAAATTGGTATCGCGGGGTAGCTAAGTACAAACCACTGCTAGGAGATGCTATTTATCCCATTAGTGCAACTTCCATTCAGAATGCTTTGCAGTTGACCCGATATTGTTTTTTGGTATGGTTAGGGATAGCGATCGCAATATTCTTAATACTCCCAAATAGGTAA
- a CDS encoding Rrf2 family transcriptional regulator has product MKLTTRGHYSVKALLDLSLQPKYGPVSVRAIAKRQDIPAPYLEKLLIEMRRASIVKSIRGSIGGYQLAREPAQISIGQILEAVGETSHLPHHTPAPAQAEDWVTFSLWQRLNQKLKEALYSITLADLYYDARSWQAALGEEASFVV; this is encoded by the coding sequence ATGAAACTAACTACCAGAGGACACTATAGTGTGAAGGCGTTGCTAGATTTGAGTTTACAGCCAAAATATGGTCCTGTATCTGTAAGAGCGATCGCTAAACGCCAAGATATCCCAGCTCCTTACCTCGAAAAACTACTAATAGAAATGCGTCGTGCGTCAATAGTTAAATCAATTCGTGGTAGCATCGGCGGATACCAATTGGCAAGAGAGCCTGCACAAATATCTATAGGACAAATTTTAGAAGCAGTTGGCGAGACTAGCCATTTACCCCATCACACCCCAGCACCTGCACAAGCTGAAGATTGGGTAACATTTAGCCTATGGCAGAGACTCAACCAAAAGCTCAAAGAAGCTTTGTACAGTATTACTTTGGCAGACCTTTATTATGATGCTCGTAGCTGGCAAGCTGCCCTTGGAGAAGAAGCTAGTTTTGTGGTTTAG
- a CDS encoding AbrB family transcriptional regulator — MPKQKKIEPLLGEELLRKVKELESESKEDKAKKCGYYTVTKNGIERVNMMKFLNALIDAEGIQLDSTPSANGRGGRSASYRISVQSNGNLLIGSAYTKQMNLKPGDEFIITLGKKHIRLKQVDPEDREDDEDIDATA, encoded by the coding sequence ATGCCTAAACAGAAAAAAATTGAACCCCTACTCGGTGAAGAACTGCTCAGAAAAGTCAAAGAGCTAGAGAGCGAGAGCAAAGAAGACAAAGCTAAAAAGTGCGGCTACTATACCGTTACCAAAAATGGTATAGAGCGCGTCAATATGATGAAGTTCTTAAATGCCCTAATTGATGCCGAAGGTATTCAGTTGGACAGTACACCCAGTGCTAATGGGCGTGGTGGACGTAGTGCTAGCTATAGAATTAGTGTGCAATCGAATGGTAACTTACTTATAGGTTCAGCTTATACAAAACAGATGAATCTGAAACCAGGAGATGAGTTTATCATCACTTTAGGCAAAAAGCACATTCGTCTGAAACAGGTAGACCCAGAAGATCGGGAAGATGATGAAGACATAGACGCTACAGCTTAA
- a CDS encoding chloride channel protein: MTLLPLTQLRKVTEQPAFPTPSARLVHLINRFQPSPETVVLFLAMLIGGGTGMGIVTFHYLIQLIHQLMLENLMGQIGVWGAWTLACVPTLGGLIVGLMRWRTQDFGPELSSLIAASEGKEIRRPLRPVTKMLAASVSLGSGASLGPEGPSVEIGANFGMLFSVILNVSQERQRLLLAAGAAAGLAAGFNAPIAGVFFALEVVMGATSFATSGVSVVLLAAVVAALIAQIGLGAQPAFDLPVYQVRSPLELPLYLGLGLGASLVSVTYTESIRGAKACFAGKVPGFAFLGRIPEPIHPIIGGVMIGAVALHFPQILGVGYETVEAMLQDVEFPLYLLVVLLVVKLVMTAISAGSGFIGGLFAPAMFLGASFGSAYAKVLAVAFPALCDQMAAPPAYAMVGMAAVLAGSVRAPLTSILMLFELTRDYRIVLPLMAAVGLSVWLVERIKPTFNSNSNLQQIGLSELKDTQAEIVQQILVEDAMYPCPKKLPATLGVLDAAVEMIRDRVRSALVINEAEQLVGILSLEDINRALALWQTYSNSPSEIPDNLSSQTLIDICTTEILYAWQDELLSEALDRMSLRGLHQLPVVARDKPDRILGLLEREQIALTCNLAVTRKALRHYLPVLPTTDIVISH, from the coding sequence ATGACTCTCTTGCCTCTCACTCAACTGAGGAAGGTAACGGAACAACCTGCCTTTCCTACACCTTCCGCTCGTTTAGTCCACCTAATTAATCGTTTTCAACCATCCCCAGAAACCGTTGTCCTGTTTTTAGCCATGCTCATTGGCGGTGGTACGGGTATGGGTATAGTCACCTTTCACTATTTAATCCAGCTGATTCACCAGCTGATGCTGGAAAATTTAATGGGTCAAATTGGCGTTTGGGGTGCTTGGACTTTAGCCTGCGTTCCCACCCTTGGCGGATTAATCGTTGGCTTGATGCGCTGGCGCACTCAAGATTTTGGCCCTGAACTTTCATCTCTTATCGCCGCCTCTGAGGGAAAAGAGATTAGGCGACCACTACGACCAGTTACGAAGATGCTGGCTGCATCTGTTTCTTTGGGGAGCGGTGCTTCTCTGGGCCCAGAGGGGCCGAGTGTAGAAATTGGCGCAAATTTTGGGATGTTGTTCTCTGTGATCCTAAATGTATCTCAAGAACGACAACGTTTGCTTTTAGCTGCTGGCGCTGCGGCTGGACTTGCGGCCGGATTTAATGCTCCTATCGCTGGAGTATTTTTTGCCCTAGAGGTGGTGATGGGAGCGACATCTTTCGCTACTTCTGGTGTGAGTGTGGTGCTGTTAGCGGCGGTGGTAGCAGCATTAATTGCCCAAATTGGTTTGGGGGCACAACCTGCTTTTGATTTACCTGTTTACCAAGTTCGCAGTCCCTTAGAATTACCCCTTTACCTTGGCTTGGGTTTAGGCGCCAGCCTAGTTTCTGTTACTTATACAGAATCAATTCGGGGAGCAAAAGCCTGCTTTGCTGGGAAAGTTCCAGGTTTTGCCTTTTTGGGACGAATTCCTGAGCCGATTCATCCAATTATTGGCGGTGTGATGATTGGTGCAGTTGCTTTGCACTTCCCGCAAATTCTGGGCGTCGGTTATGAAACTGTAGAAGCAATGCTTCAGGATGTGGAGTTTCCACTCTACCTGTTGGTGGTGCTGTTGGTAGTGAAGTTAGTGATGACTGCAATTAGTGCGGGTAGTGGTTTCATCGGCGGTTTGTTTGCACCTGCAATGTTTTTAGGTGCTTCTTTTGGATCGGCTTACGCCAAAGTTTTGGCTGTAGCATTCCCGGCTCTTTGCGATCAGATGGCGGCTCCCCCAGCTTACGCAATGGTAGGAATGGCAGCAGTACTGGCTGGTAGTGTTAGAGCGCCGTTAACCTCTATTTTAATGCTGTTTGAATTAACCCGCGACTATCGCATTGTTTTACCGTTGATGGCAGCTGTGGGTTTGAGTGTTTGGCTAGTGGAAAGAATTAAACCAACTTTTAACTCTAACTCTAACTTACAACAAATTGGTCTTTCTGAATTGAAAGATACACAAGCGGAAATTGTGCAGCAAATTTTGGTAGAAGATGCCATGTATCCCTGCCCAAAAAAGTTACCTGCAACTCTTGGAGTGTTAGATGCAGCTGTAGAAATGATCCGCGATCGCGTCCGCAGTGCTTTAGTAATTAATGAAGCAGAGCAATTAGTTGGTATACTTTCTCTGGAAGATATTAACCGTGCCCTTGCTCTTTGGCAAACTTACTCAAATTCGCCAAGTGAAATTCCAGATAATTTATCCAGTCAAACTCTTATAGACATTTGTACTACTGAAATCCTTTATGCATGGCAAGATGAACTATTATCTGAAGCTTTAGACCGCATGAGTCTTAGAGGTTTGCATCAATTACCAGTGGTAGCACGAGATAAACCCGATCGCATTTTGGGTTTACTAGAAAGAGAGCAAATTGCGTTAACCTGCAATTTAGCAGTTACGCGCAAGGCACTTCGTCACTATTTACCAGTCTTACCGACCACAGATATAGTCATTAGTCATTAG
- a CDS encoding helix-turn-helix domain-containing protein, with the protein MLKVECARSNQSSSILREEALKANHARSRERLMALYEVCNGKSATQVGRETGRNPQTVMEWVHRYNQTGMSALEYQHTGGHPPFFPQG; encoded by the coding sequence ATGCTCAAAGTAGAATGCGCTCGCTCGAATCAGAGTAGCTCAATACTCAGAGAAGAAGCGTTGAAAGCAAATCATGCTCGTAGTCGTGAGCGTTTGATGGCTCTGTACGAGGTATGTAATGGAAAAAGTGCGACACAGGTAGGTAGAGAAACGGGACGTAACCCTCAAACAGTAATGGAGTGGGTACATCGTTACAATCAAACAGGTATGTCCGCACTAGAATATCAACATACAGGTGGTCATCCCCCCTTTTTTCCCCAGGGATAA
- a CDS encoding IS630 family transposase, whose product MGTSLQSNRYVRTRISTYRWSSPLFSPGIKQAIDSEIRQALELAATPPQQRQENQTHSSRWTLKRLVAWINNQFNLKCCRESVRKTLKDLGFSWKKARKLLNKANTNKRAEYLEKLSSLLDDALNKGRLLIFIDEAHIHLDCDEGYGWSIKGERFWVSSNSPGREKASFYGVYVYNYAKVKIFPYLKADQFNTIDLLKHLRTEFSDRDITLIWDGAPYHRAQSVKEALEVLQINLEPLPAYSPDFMPVEHLWQWLRENVTYHTCYQSSTELIERVHSFEQDINSNPFEISVGVARRRHRLWVKNHLEEDEEKLRVST is encoded by the coding sequence GTGGGTACATCGTTACAATCAAACAGGTATGTCCGCACTAGAATATCAACATACAGGTGGTCATCCCCCCTTTTTTCCCCAGGGATAAAACAAGCAATCGATTCTGAGATTCGTCAAGCCTTAGAACTGGCAGCAACACCACCTCAACAAAGACAAGAGAACCAAACACACTCATCCCGTTGGACATTAAAGCGTTTAGTTGCTTGGATTAACAATCAATTCAACCTCAAATGTTGCCGTGAGTCAGTACGTAAAACCCTCAAAGATTTAGGATTTTCGTGGAAAAAAGCACGTAAGTTATTAAACAAAGCGAATACCAACAAACGTGCAGAGTACCTTGAGAAACTCTCTAGTCTCCTGGATGATGCTCTAAACAAAGGACGTTTACTAATTTTTATTGATGAAGCACACATTCATCTTGACTGTGATGAAGGTTATGGTTGGTCAATAAAAGGTGAGCGTTTTTGGGTTAGCTCTAATTCCCCAGGAAGAGAAAAAGCTTCCTTTTATGGGGTCTATGTTTACAACTATGCCAAAGTCAAGATTTTTCCCTACCTAAAGGCAGACCAATTCAACACAATCGACCTTTTAAAACATTTAAGAACTGAATTTAGTGATCGCGATATCACTCTCATTTGGGATGGTGCTCCTTATCACCGAGCACAATCAGTAAAAGAAGCATTAGAAGTGTTACAGATAAACCTTGAACCCTTACCTGCTTATAGTCCTGATTTTATGCCTGTCGAACACCTCTGGCAATGGCTACGTGAAAATGTCACTTATCATACATGCTATCAATCGTCTACAGAACTGATTGAACGGGTTCATTCATTTGAGCAAGATATTAATTCCAATCCGTTTGAAATTAGCGTAGGCGTAGCCCGCCGTAGGCATCGCTTGTGGGTGAAAAATCATCTTGAAGAAGATGAGGAAAAACTACGGGTTTCAACATAG
- a CDS encoding Panacea domain-containing protein has product MLSCFNVADYFIWLANEIGSFISNLKLQKLVYYAQAWHLALYDTPLFQEDFQAWIHGPVIPTLYQKYKLFGWQPILEDANPELSQEVQEFLDEVAQEYFACDAYELEQMTHAEAPWNLARGNLPPDEPSNEVIQKQWMKEYYGYRAKEKD; this is encoded by the coding sequence GTGTTGTCATGTTTTAACGTAGCAGATTACTTTATCTGGTTAGCAAATGAAATAGGCTCTTTTATAAGTAATCTAAAGCTGCAAAAGCTTGTGTACTATGCTCAGGCTTGGCATCTTGCACTCTATGACACTCCTTTATTCCAAGAGGATTTTCAAGCCTGGATACATGGGCCTGTGATACCTACGTTGTACCAGAAGTATAAGCTTTTTGGATGGCAACCAATTTTAGAGGATGCTAACCCGGAATTATCCCAAGAGGTTCAAGAGTTTCTAGATGAGGTTGCACAAGAGTACTTTGCCTGCGATGCTTATGAACTAGAGCAGATGACTCATGCCGAGGCACCCTGGAATTTGGCTAGAGGAAATCTACCACCTGATGAACCTTCCAACGAAGTTATTCAGAAACAGTGGATGAAGGAGTACTACGGATATCGTGCCAAAGAAAAGGATTAA
- a CDS encoding PIN domain-containing protein, translated as MDLDQLKNLVRAGQFRAITLDTSIFDAQGLRLESGLLKQLEQFRYSSTRLILSEIVKEEVLSHLVEKAKDAQKEIEKSLKQAKEHWLVEDKKIEAIKKTIFSEYEAQEIACERFNQFVEVTSLEIVEAQGYVMVGDLIQKYFQAKPPFSETGKKKNEFPDAIALMSLETWANKNQTKILVVTSDNDWKNFCKSSERLIAIDDFAGALVLCQLPDADDICRDLSERYEKGEFEDVKEAISNALKYRISDIDIYPEANSAYVYEHESTEITFNGFEFKLLEPPSLIFRPVKFYNETLVVESKLSVDVNVECSFSFSVYDSIDGDDVPMGSSTASIQTNLDVDILVSFIGDLDKVGAEVEIEDVEIEITVPDVDFGMIEPDWMDEEDYDY; from the coding sequence ATGGATCTAGATCAACTTAAAAATCTTGTTAGAGCGGGACAGTTTAGAGCTATTACCTTAGATACATCAATTTTTGACGCTCAGGGTTTGAGGCTAGAATCAGGATTACTTAAGCAATTAGAACAATTTCGATATAGTTCTACAAGACTGATTCTTTCTGAAATAGTCAAAGAAGAAGTGCTATCACATTTAGTAGAAAAAGCAAAGGATGCACAAAAGGAAATTGAAAAATCACTAAAACAAGCTAAGGAGCATTGGCTGGTTGAAGATAAGAAAATTGAAGCCATTAAAAAAACAATTTTCAGCGAGTATGAAGCACAGGAAATTGCATGTGAGCGATTTAATCAGTTTGTGGAAGTTACATCTTTAGAGATAGTTGAAGCGCAAGGCTATGTAATGGTTGGTGATTTGATACAGAAATACTTCCAAGCTAAACCTCCGTTTTCAGAAACAGGCAAAAAGAAGAATGAATTTCCTGATGCTATTGCTTTAATGTCATTGGAGACATGGGCTAATAAGAATCAAACTAAAATTCTTGTTGTCACATCTGATAATGATTGGAAAAACTTCTGTAAAAGTTCTGAAAGGCTTATTGCCATCGATGATTTTGCAGGGGCTTTGGTATTATGTCAACTTCCAGATGCTGATGATATCTGTAGAGACTTATCGGAAAGATATGAAAAGGGCGAATTTGAAGATGTAAAAGAAGCTATCTCTAATGCTTTAAAATATAGAATCAGTGATATTGATATTTATCCTGAGGCAAATTCAGCTTACGTTTATGAACATGAATCCACGGAAATAACCTTCAATGGATTTGAATTTAAATTACTTGAACCTCCTAGTTTAATATTTAGACCAGTTAAGTTTTATAATGAAACTTTGGTCGTTGAATCGAAATTGAGTGTTGATGTCAATGTTGAGTGCAGCTTTTCGTTTTCTGTATATGATTCTATAGATGGAGATGACGTTCCAATGGGAAGCAGTACTGCAAGTATTCAAACTAATTTGGATGTGGATATTTTAGTTTCGTTTATAGGTGATTTGGATAAAGTCGGAGCAGAAGTTGAAATAGAAGATGTTGAAATTGAGATTACAGTGCCTGATGTCGATTTTGGAATGATTGAGCCAGATTGGATGGATGAGGAGGATTATGATTACTGA